A window of Acidimicrobiia bacterium contains these coding sequences:
- a CDS encoding NADH-quinone oxidoreductase subunit D 1, translating into MTDQHLLAMHHSEVQVSVELETPDVTLNIGPQHPSTHGVLRLVAKVDGEVIQEVEPVIGYMHRGYEKLAEVRTYPQIVALVSRIDWVSGYASEVPLMVAVERLMDIEPPERAQYIRLILTELARISSHLVFLSSYPLELGAATPLMHALRERERVLELIEMVTGGRFHPNFNRIGGVKPVAGAGSTQKKASQDLPQGFIDQTLAAMTAVLDVCDDMDDLVVGNEIFLQRTKGVGLIPADKALAFGVSGPNLRASGVRFDLRKTDDYLPYDRFDFNIPAGENGDCFDRYWVRLQEIREAASIVRQAVTTLPSGDLLAKVPRIIKVPKGEVYVRAENPKGEMGYHIVSEGGRGPYRLKIRSASFSNLSVLPWLLKGQLVPDIIAILGSLDFVLGDVDR; encoded by the coding sequence GTGACCGACCAGCACCTCCTTGCCATGCACCACTCCGAGGTCCAGGTCTCGGTGGAGCTGGAGACCCCCGACGTCACGCTCAACATCGGCCCTCAGCATCCGTCGACCCACGGCGTGCTCCGCCTGGTGGCGAAGGTGGACGGCGAGGTGATCCAGGAAGTCGAGCCGGTGATCGGGTACATGCACCGCGGCTACGAGAAGCTCGCCGAGGTCCGCACCTACCCACAGATCGTCGCCCTGGTGTCGCGGATCGACTGGGTGTCGGGGTACGCCAGCGAAGTTCCGCTGATGGTGGCGGTGGAGCGCCTGATGGACATCGAGCCGCCGGAACGCGCCCAGTACATCCGGCTGATACTCACCGAGCTGGCGCGCATCTCATCGCATCTGGTGTTCCTCTCGTCCTATCCGCTCGAACTCGGGGCGGCGACGCCGCTGATGCACGCCCTCCGCGAGCGCGAGCGGGTCCTCGAGCTGATCGAGATGGTCACCGGCGGCCGCTTCCACCCGAACTTCAATCGGATCGGCGGCGTCAAGCCTGTCGCCGGGGCAGGCAGCACCCAGAAGAAGGCGTCGCAGGACCTGCCTCAGGGTTTCATCGACCAGACGCTGGCGGCGATGACGGCCGTGCTCGACGTATGCGACGACATGGATGATCTGGTCGTCGGCAACGAGATCTTCCTCCAGCGCACCAAAGGAGTAGGGCTCATCCCGGCCGACAAGGCCCTCGCCTTCGGGGTGTCCGGGCCCAACCTGCGAGCCTCCGGAGTGCGCTTCGATCTGCGCAAAACCGATGACTACCTGCCCTACGACCGGTTCGACTTCAACATCCCAGCAGGCGAGAACGGCGACTGCTTCGACCGCTACTGGGTCAGGCTGCAGGAGATCCGCGAGGCGGCCAGCATCGTTCGGCAGGCGGTTACCACGCTCCCGTCGGGTGATCTTCTGGCGAAGGTGCCGCGGATCATCAAGGTGCCCAAGGGTGAGGTGTACGTCCGGGCCGAGAACCCCAAGGGGGAGATGGGCTACCACATCGTGTCCGAGGGCGGCCGCGGTCCCTACCGCTTGAAGATCCGCTCGGCGTCGTTCTCGAACCTGTCGGTGCTCCCCTGGCTGCTGAAGGGCCAGTTGGTGCCCGACATCATCGCCATTCTCGGCAGCCTCGACTTCGTGCTCGGGGACGTGGACCGATGA